GGAATCAGCCGAATAATGCTTTGGAGCCGCAGAACCGAATGACTCCTTTTAACATTCGTCAGGGTACAGGTGCAAGGCTGGGTCAAATTCAGCTGACCCTTTCCCAGGGCAGCCTAAAATCAACTGGCCGTGCGCTTGATACTGCATTTACGGCAGAAGGCCAATTTTACCGGGTGATGGTCCAGAATGAAGATGGCAGCTCAGCGATGAGGCTGACTCGCAATGGTGCACTTTACCTGTCGCCGCTTACTGATAATGAATCAATGCTTGTCAATAGCGATGGACATGCTATCCTTGATGAGAACAACCAGCCAATCACAATAACCGGTAATGTGAAAAACTTTAATATTAATAAATCAGGTCTTTTAACAGCAGAAATGTACGATGGGACAAGCCAAGAAGTGAATCTTGGTGTAATATTGAT
This DNA window, taken from Mesobacillus boroniphilus, encodes the following:
- a CDS encoding flagellar hook-basal body protein, coding for MNRTMITATNTLSQLQKQMDLISNNLANIDTAGYKRREASFTDLLVQEYRNQPNNALEPQNRMTPFNIRQGTGARLGQIQLTLSQGSLKSTGRALDTAFTAEGQFYRVMVQNEDGSSAMRLTRNGALYLSPLTDNESMLVNSDGHAILDENNQPITITGNVKNFNINKSGLLTAEMYDGTSQEVNLGVILINKPQFLEQKGANLLGLPDNLAELGVTEEEVMTNLIGPLRNQIAIQQGELEQSNVDMSKEMTDLINVQRSYQFHSKSITLADQMLGLVNGIR